The Tistrella mobilis genome window below encodes:
- a CDS encoding branched-chain amino acid ABC transporter permease yields MRIGDAKTSYIADEMIFDTPVRRAWFAALIVAILVFPLIGNDYTIYLACLVAINVISATGLNILTGFTGQISLGQAAFMGIGGYTVAVFASRWGVPFILTLPLAGLVSAAFGVLVGLPSLRVKGLYLAIATLAASVIAHFVFAHWDPVTGGIGGLQVPPAELFGLVLGDDRSMYWLIMGVAVIACMGARNLFRTRVGRAFIAIRDRDISAEVLGIDLLRWKLYAFALSSFYAGVAGGLFAYFFRVVTPESFPLTMSIFFLAAIIVGGMGSILGGILGAIFMTLVPEALRFVTTMVTPFYPQAPVVLSPMREVVFGLLIVLFLIFEPHGLAEMWRRLRRFFHLWPFRT; encoded by the coding sequence ATGCGTATCGGTGACGCCAAGACCAGCTATATCGCCGACGAGATGATCTTCGACACGCCCGTGCGCCGGGCGTGGTTCGCGGCCCTGATCGTGGCCATCCTGGTCTTTCCCCTGATCGGCAACGACTACACCATCTATCTGGCCTGTCTGGTCGCGATCAACGTGATCAGCGCCACCGGGCTCAACATCCTGACCGGCTTCACCGGCCAGATTTCGCTCGGCCAGGCGGCCTTCATGGGGATCGGCGGCTATACGGTCGCGGTCTTCGCCAGCCGCTGGGGGGTGCCCTTCATTCTGACCCTGCCGCTGGCGGGGCTCGTCTCCGCCGCCTTCGGCGTGCTGGTCGGCCTGCCGTCGCTCAGGGTCAAGGGGCTTTATCTCGCGATCGCGACGCTTGCCGCCTCGGTCATCGCCCATTTCGTCTTCGCCCATTGGGATCCGGTCACCGGCGGCATCGGCGGCCTGCAGGTGCCGCCGGCCGAACTCTTCGGCCTGGTGCTGGGCGACGACCGGTCGATGTACTGGCTGATCATGGGGGTGGCGGTGATCGCCTGCATGGGCGCGCGCAACCTGTTCCGCACCCGGGTCGGGCGCGCCTTCATCGCCATCCGCGACCGCGACATCTCGGCCGAGGTGCTGGGCATCGACCTGCTGCGCTGGAAGCTCTACGCCTTTGCGCTCAGCTCTTTCTATGCCGGGGTGGCCGGCGGGCTCTTCGCCTATTTCTTCCGGGTGGTGACGCCCGAAAGCTTCCCGCTCACCATGTCGATCTTCTTCCTGGCGGCGATCATCGTCGGCGGGATGGGCTCGATCCTGGGCGGCATTCTGGGGGCGATCTTCATGACCCTGGTCCCCGAGGCGCTGCGCTTCGTGACCACCATGGTCACCCCCTTCTACCCGCAGGCTCCGGTCGTGCTGTCGCCGATGCGCGAGGTGGTCTTCGGCCTGCTGATCGTCCTGTTCCTGATCTTCGAACCCCATGGTCTGGCCGAGATGTGGCGCAGGCTCCGGCGGTTCTTCCACCTCTGGCCCTTCCGCACCTGA
- a CDS encoding branched-chain amino acid ABC transporter permease — protein MDWLFFGEVSLAGLATGGLYALIALGFVIIYKATRVINFAVGEMMMFSAYLFLTFAGILDWPWYVSLPLAVIGGSLLGGIIERVAIRPMLGENPISVVMVTVGIASVLIGLAEMLWTADPQLLPDFLPREPIMIGEMFVAPKSAWAFVIAACVIAVYLLYFRFSRGGVALRATASDQAAAYSMGIAVPKVFSAAWMAGAFAAAISGILVAASGGLSPQMGVVGLSILVIVILGGLDSILGALIGGLFVGWIETIAGTYLGGEYRQLATFTLLAAILIIRPYGLFGTREIERL, from the coding sequence TTGGATTGGCTGTTCTTCGGCGAAGTCAGCCTTGCGGGGCTGGCGACCGGCGGGCTCTATGCCCTGATCGCCCTCGGATTCGTGATCATCTACAAGGCCACGCGGGTCATCAATTTCGCCGTCGGCGAGATGATGATGTTCTCGGCTTATCTGTTCCTCACCTTCGCCGGCATCCTCGACTGGCCCTGGTATGTGTCTCTGCCGCTGGCGGTGATCGGCGGATCGCTTCTGGGCGGCATCATCGAGCGGGTCGCGATCCGGCCGATGCTGGGCGAGAACCCGATCTCGGTGGTGATGGTGACGGTCGGCATCGCCAGCGTGCTGATCGGCCTGGCCGAAATGCTCTGGACCGCCGACCCGCAGCTGCTGCCCGATTTCCTGCCGCGGGAGCCGATCATGATCGGCGAGATGTTCGTGGCGCCGAAATCCGCCTGGGCCTTCGTGATCGCGGCCTGCGTGATCGCCGTCTACCTGCTCTATTTCCGCTTCTCCCGCGGCGGCGTGGCCCTTCGCGCCACGGCGTCCGACCAGGCGGCGGCCTATTCGATGGGCATCGCCGTGCCCAAGGTGTTCTCGGCCGCCTGGATGGCCGGGGCCTTTGCGGCGGCGATCTCCGGGATCCTGGTTGCCGCCAGCGGCGGGCTCAGCCCGCAGATGGGCGTGGTCGGGCTGTCGATCCTGGTGATCGTGATCCTGGGCGGGCTCGACAGCATTCTGGGCGCGCTGATCGGCGGGCTGTTCGTGGGCTGGATCGAGACCATCGCCGGCACCTATCTCGGCGGTGAATACCGCCAGCTCGCCACCTTCACCCTGCTGGCGGCGATTCTGATCATCCGCCCCTACGGCCTGTTCGGCACCCGCGAGATCGAGCGCCTCTGA
- a CDS encoding ABC transporter ATP-binding protein has translation MTAILEVEGVGLKFGGVAALTDVSLTVKEGTITTVIGPNGAGKTSLFNAISGFYKPDTGTVRFRGRDVSRLKPPARAALGLARTFQNIALFRGMTVLDNIKLGAHVHLKTGLIDALIYRGRARAEEARLRQEVEERIIDFLEIDHIRGLPVGALPYGLQKRVELARALAMRPAVLMLDEPVAGMNREEREDMARFILDVKEEWGVTVLMVEHDMGLVMDISDHVAVLNFGKRIAAGRPAEVQKDPEVIRAYLGAGDVGQMRARLEAGQAAA, from the coding sequence ATGACAGCCATATTGGAGGTTGAGGGCGTCGGCTTGAAGTTCGGCGGCGTGGCCGCCCTGACCGATGTATCGCTCACCGTGAAGGAAGGCACGATCACCACCGTGATCGGCCCCAATGGCGCAGGTAAGACCTCTCTGTTCAACGCCATCTCGGGCTTCTACAAGCCCGACACCGGCACGGTGCGCTTTCGCGGCCGGGACGTCAGCCGCCTGAAGCCGCCGGCCCGTGCGGCGCTGGGGCTTGCCCGCACTTTCCAGAACATCGCCCTGTTCCGCGGCATGACCGTGCTCGACAACATCAAGCTCGGCGCGCATGTCCATCTGAAGACCGGGCTGATCGATGCCCTGATCTATCGCGGCCGGGCGCGGGCGGAAGAGGCGCGGCTGCGGCAGGAGGTGGAGGAGCGGATCATCGATTTCCTGGAAATCGACCATATCCGCGGGCTTCCCGTCGGCGCCCTGCCTTACGGCCTGCAGAAGCGGGTGGAGCTGGCGCGCGCGCTGGCCATGCGGCCGGCCGTGCTGATGCTGGACGAGCCGGTGGCGGGCATGAACCGCGAGGAACGCGAAGACATGGCCCGCTTCATCCTGGACGTGAAGGAGGAATGGGGCGTCACCGTGCTCATGGTCGAACACGATATGGGGCTGGTGATGGACATTTCCGATCACGTCGCGGTGCTGAATTTCGGCAAGCGCATCGCCGCCGGCCGGCCGGCCGAGGTCCAGAAAGATCCTGAAGTGATCCGCGCCTATCTGGGGGCGGGCGATGTCGGGCAGATGCGCGCACGGCTGGAGGCGGGGCAGGCGGCGGCCTGA
- a CDS encoding MBL fold metallo-hydrolase encodes MDRAAGVVYPLTTRPEPGQSLEVAPGVFWVRMPLPFALNHINLWLVDGPEGWTVVDTGINTRMTTDLWEQVFEATLGGRPVVDVVVTHYHPDHMGLAGWMVRRWEGARFHASLGEWLMARAVWFEVASGAHDARLSYYRKAGLTTEEIEGIHGRTSGYRKGVSELPQSFLRMSREAKVVFGGDEWQVLIGRGHAVEHVSLYSEKRGVLISGDQVLPRISPNVAVWPTEPDGDPLAMFLADMPQFLELPEDTLVLPAHDAPFYGLHHRIEALAAHHHDRLEAILTACRAGPCTVRDTFPLLFGNRTLDAQQLVFATGEALAHINNLVHRNAIRRETGPDGIWRFVAV; translated from the coding sequence ATGGATCGTGCCGCCGGGGTCGTCTATCCCCTGACCACGCGCCCGGAGCCGGGGCAGAGCCTGGAGGTCGCCCCGGGCGTCTTCTGGGTCCGGATGCCGCTGCCCTTTGCGCTCAACCACATCAATCTCTGGCTGGTCGACGGGCCCGAGGGCTGGACCGTCGTCGATACCGGCATCAACACCCGCATGACCACGGATCTCTGGGAACAGGTATTCGAGGCGACGCTTGGTGGCCGGCCGGTGGTCGATGTGGTCGTGACCCACTACCACCCCGACCATATGGGTCTGGCCGGCTGGATGGTCCGCCGCTGGGAGGGCGCGCGTTTCCATGCCTCGCTGGGTGAATGGCTGATGGCGCGGGCGGTGTGGTTCGAGGTCGCCTCGGGCGCCCATGACGCCCGGCTTTCCTACTACCGCAAGGCGGGGCTGACCACCGAAGAGATCGAGGGCATTCACGGCCGCACCAGCGGCTATCGCAAGGGCGTGTCGGAACTGCCGCAGAGCTTCCTGCGCATGAGCCGCGAGGCGAAGGTCGTCTTCGGCGGTGATGAATGGCAGGTGCTGATCGGCCGCGGCCATGCGGTGGAGCATGTCTCGCTTTATTCGGAAAAGCGCGGGGTGCTGATTTCGGGCGATCAGGTCCTGCCGCGGATCAGCCCCAATGTCGCGGTCTGGCCGACCGAGCCCGATGGCGATCCGCTGGCGATGTTCCTGGCGGACATGCCGCAATTCCTGGAACTGCCCGAGGACACCCTGGTACTGCCGGCCCATGATGCGCCCTTCTACGGCCTGCATCACCGGATCGAGGCGCTGGCCGCCCATCACCACGACCGGCTGGAGGCAATCCTGACCGCCTGCCGCGCCGGGCCCTGCACCGTGCGCGACACCTTCCCGCTGCTGTTCGGCAATCGCACGCTCGATGCCCAGCAGCTGGTCTTCGCCACGGGGGAGGCGCTGGCCCATATCAACAATCTGGTCCACCGCAACGCCATCCGCCGCGAAACCGGCCCGGACGGTATCTGGCGCTTCGTCGCCGTCTGA
- a CDS encoding acyl-CoA dehydrogenase C-terminal domain-containing protein produces MFGYTAPIRDMRFVMREIVDIEGLSQLPGCDAATPDTVDAILEEAGKLAGGVIAPLNRTGDQTGSKVENGVVRTPEGWREAYRQFVDGGWNSIPFEPEFGGQGLPITVASACAEMWNSANMAWGLCPLLTIGAVEALTAHGSDAQKQTYLEKLVSGEWTGTMCLTEPQAGSDLALLRTKAVKQDDGTYAITGTKIFITYGEHDLTENIVHLVLARTPDAPAGVKGISLFIVPKFLVNADGTLGRRNDLRCASLEHKLGIHGSPTAVMQFGDGGGATGYLIGEENRGLQYMFTMMNNARLNVGIQGYAIAERAYQQALAYAQERRQGRAAGAEGAAPLIMHPDVRRNLMLMKSQTEAARALGLYTAAMIDRARHTEDAEARRQAQRRVEVLIPIVKGWSTDLGFELASTGVQIHGGMGYVEETGAAQHLRDARICLIYEGTNGIQAMDLVGRKLSMDNGQSIKALVAEMGAAAEALKAVEGDDAATIAAALAEAVAAADDATDWLIARAGSDAQAVLAGATAYARLMGTVAGGWMMAISAAAAIRGLSEGADDAAFLEAKLITARFYAEQVLPLAAGLARTVKAGSASIMALSPEQFAA; encoded by the coding sequence ATGTTCGGTTACACGGCACCCATCCGCGACATGCGCTTCGTGATGCGCGAGATCGTCGACATCGAAGGCCTGTCGCAGCTTCCGGGCTGCGATGCGGCGACCCCCGATACCGTGGACGCCATCCTTGAAGAAGCCGGGAAGCTGGCCGGCGGGGTGATCGCACCGCTGAACCGCACCGGTGATCAGACGGGCTCGAAGGTCGAGAACGGCGTGGTCCGCACGCCGGAAGGCTGGCGCGAGGCCTATCGCCAGTTTGTCGACGGCGGCTGGAACTCGATCCCGTTCGAGCCGGAATTCGGCGGCCAGGGCCTGCCGATCACCGTCGCCTCGGCCTGCGCCGAGATGTGGAATTCGGCCAACATGGCCTGGGGGCTCTGCCCGTTGCTCACCATCGGTGCGGTCGAGGCGCTGACCGCCCACGGCTCCGACGCGCAGAAGCAGACCTATCTGGAAAAGCTGGTCTCGGGCGAATGGACCGGCACGATGTGCCTGACCGAACCGCAGGCCGGATCGGATCTGGCGCTGCTGCGCACCAAGGCGGTGAAGCAGGATGACGGCACCTATGCCATCACCGGCACCAAGATCTTCATCACCTATGGCGAGCACGACCTGACCGAGAACATCGTCCATCTGGTGCTGGCGCGCACCCCGGACGCGCCGGCAGGCGTGAAGGGCATCTCGCTGTTCATCGTGCCGAAATTCCTGGTCAATGCCGACGGCACGCTGGGCCGGCGCAACGACCTGCGCTGTGCCAGCCTTGAGCACAAGCTCGGCATCCATGGCAGCCCGACCGCGGTGATGCAGTTCGGCGACGGTGGCGGTGCCACCGGCTATCTGATCGGCGAAGAGAATCGCGGCCTGCAGTACATGTTCACCATGATGAACAATGCCCGGCTGAATGTCGGCATCCAGGGCTATGCGATCGCCGAGCGCGCCTATCAGCAGGCGCTGGCCTATGCGCAGGAGCGCCGCCAGGGCCGTGCCGCCGGCGCTGAGGGCGCGGCACCGCTGATTATGCATCCGGATGTGCGCCGCAACCTGATGCTGATGAAGTCGCAGACCGAGGCCGCCCGTGCGCTTGGCCTTTATACCGCCGCGATGATCGACCGTGCCCGTCATACCGAGGATGCGGAGGCTCGCCGTCAGGCCCAGCGCCGGGTCGAGGTGCTGATCCCGATCGTGAAGGGCTGGTCGACCGATCTGGGCTTCGAACTGGCCTCGACCGGTGTGCAGATCCATGGCGGCATGGGCTATGTGGAAGAGACCGGCGCCGCCCAGCATCTGCGCGATGCCCGTATCTGCCTGATCTACGAGGGCACCAACGGCATCCAGGCCATGGACCTGGTCGGCCGCAAGCTGTCGATGGACAATGGCCAGTCGATCAAGGCGCTGGTCGCCGAGATGGGGGCTGCCGCCGAGGCGCTGAAGGCGGTGGAAGGTGATGATGCCGCGACCATCGCCGCTGCGCTGGCCGAGGCGGTGGCTGCCGCCGATGATGCCACCGACTGGCTGATCGCCCGGGCCGGCAGCGATGCCCAGGCCGTGCTCGCGGGTGCCACCGCCTATGCCCGGCTGATGGGCACGGTCGCCGGCGGCTGGATGATGGCGATCTCGGCCGCGGCCGCGATCCGCGGTCTTTCGGAAGGCGCCGATGATGCGGCCTTCCTGGAAGCGAAGCTGATCACCGCCCGCTTCTATGCCGAACAGGTTCTGCCGCTGGCGGCCGGGCTTGCCCGCACGGTCAAGGCCGGCTCGGCCTCGATCATGGCGCTCAGCCCCGAGCAGTTCGCCGCCTGA
- a CDS encoding phasin family protein, whose translation MTVSPFKTTAPEAALMPPVSFDTMMTGGREAVETWFQINRAVVDAAGRIAQEYSRFVMGRLNEDFASQKQLSACRSPVDFIEMANGFAQKAVRDYMDEATRLTALATEAFSAAAVTPAVTAAHHQAVD comes from the coding sequence ATGACCGTCAGCCCCTTCAAGACCACCGCGCCCGAGGCCGCGCTTATGCCGCCGGTGTCGTTCGACACGATGATGACCGGTGGCCGCGAGGCCGTGGAGACCTGGTTTCAGATCAACCGAGCGGTCGTGGATGCGGCCGGACGCATCGCCCAGGAATACAGCCGGTTCGTGATGGGCCGGCTGAACGAAGATTTCGCCAGCCAGAAACAACTCAGCGCCTGCCGCTCGCCGGTCGACTTCATCGAGATGGCCAACGGCTTCGCCCAGAAGGCGGTTCGCGACTATATGGACGAGGCGACCCGGCTGACCGCGCTGGCGACCGAGGCCTTCTCGGCCGCGGCCGTCACGCCGGCTGTGACCGCAGCCCATCATCAGGCGGTCGACTGA
- a CDS encoding LysR substrate-binding domain-containing protein, giving the protein MAPPLPLSLLRAFEAAARTGSFRAAAEELSLTPSAVSHAVRKLEDQLGVVLFVRSTRAVRLSPDGAALIGHVGRGFEEIRRGIDLISTSGPGLLRLHCAPSFAATWLTPRLSRFLNANPEIDVRLAANTDYARFETNEFDADIIYGEVQPRDGIVVIPLGEETVVPLCTPALAPYIRKPADLLHQTLLQSDNKLIRWPHWFEANGLAPPPPQGARFDRSFLAIAAATDGLGVALESTRLAEREIRSGLLVRPLVGRARDITYVGHHLVFPRLASRRQTIRALVRWLVAELGLDPALMVE; this is encoded by the coding sequence ATGGCGCCACCCCTGCCGCTTTCCCTGCTTCGCGCCTTCGAGGCCGCCGCGCGCACCGGCTCGTTCCGGGCGGCGGCCGAGGAATTGTCGTTGACCCCCAGCGCCGTCAGCCATGCGGTGCGCAAGCTGGAAGATCAGCTGGGCGTGGTGCTGTTCGTGCGGTCCACCCGTGCGGTGCGGCTCAGCCCCGACGGTGCCGCCCTGATCGGCCATGTCGGGCGCGGCTTCGAGGAAATCCGCCGCGGCATCGACCTGATTTCGACCAGCGGCCCCGGGCTGCTGCGGCTGCATTGCGCGCCGAGCTTCGCCGCCACCTGGCTGACGCCGCGGCTGTCGCGCTTCCTGAACGCCAATCCCGAGATCGATGTCCGCCTGGCCGCCAACACCGATTACGCGCGGTTCGAGACCAATGAATTCGATGCCGACATCATCTATGGCGAAGTGCAGCCCCGCGACGGCATCGTGGTCATCCCGCTCGGCGAAGAGACGGTGGTACCGCTGTGCACGCCGGCCCTGGCCCCCTATATCCGCAAACCCGCCGATCTGCTGCACCAGACCCTGCTTCAGAGCGACAACAAGCTGATCCGCTGGCCGCATTGGTTCGAGGCGAACGGCCTGGCGCCGCCGCCACCCCAGGGCGCCCGCTTCGACCGCAGCTTCCTGGCCATCGCGGCGGCGACCGACGGGTTGGGGGTGGCGCTGGAATCGACCCGGCTGGCAGAGCGGGAGATCCGGTCGGGCCTGCTGGTCCGGCCGCTGGTGGGGCGCGCACGCGACATCACCTATGTCGGCCATCACCTGGTGTTTCCGCGCCTGGCTTCGCGCCGGCAGACCATCCGCGCCCTGGTGCGCTGGCTGGTGGCCGAGCTGGGGCTCGATCCGGCACTCATGGTCGAGTAA
- a CDS encoding SDR family NAD(P)-dependent oxidoreductase translates to MLLNGRTAVISGAASARGIGYATAKLFAGQGARVVILDLDEAASAAAAAGLPATPAGLPHLGLACDVTDREACLEATARIIATCGRIDVLVNNAGVTQPVKLLDITPADWDRIQDVNLRGTLYLSQAVIPHMRAAGGGSIACMSSVSAQRGGGIFGGPHYSAAKAGVLGLAKAMAREFGPAGIRVNCITPGLIQTDITGGKLTDEMRHEIRKTIPLDRLGEAADVAGACLFLASDLSSYITGAVIDVNGGMLIH, encoded by the coding sequence ATGCTCCTGAACGGCAGAACGGCCGTGATTTCAGGTGCGGCGAGTGCGCGCGGCATCGGCTACGCCACCGCGAAACTGTTCGCGGGCCAGGGCGCCCGGGTGGTGATTCTGGATCTCGACGAGGCGGCGTCGGCCGCCGCGGCCGCCGGCCTGCCGGCCACGCCCGCCGGCCTGCCGCATCTGGGCCTCGCCTGCGACGTCACCGACCGCGAGGCCTGCCTTGAAGCCACCGCCCGGATCATCGCCACCTGCGGCCGGATCGACGTGCTGGTCAACAATGCCGGCGTCACCCAGCCGGTGAAGCTGCTCGACATCACCCCCGCCGACTGGGACCGCATCCAGGACGTCAACCTGCGCGGCACGCTCTATCTCAGCCAGGCGGTGATCCCGCATATGCGCGCAGCCGGCGGCGGATCCATCGCCTGCATGTCCTCGGTCTCCGCCCAGCGCGGCGGCGGCATCTTCGGCGGCCCGCACTACTCCGCCGCCAAGGCGGGGGTTCTGGGTCTCGCCAAGGCGATGGCCCGCGAATTCGGCCCGGCCGGAATCCGGGTCAACTGCATCACCCCCGGCCTCATCCAGACCGACATCACTGGCGGCAAACTGACCGACGAGATGCGCCACGAGATCCGCAAGACCATCCCGCTCGACCGGCTGGGCGAGGCCGCAGACGTCGCCGGCGCCTGCCTGTTCCTGGCCTCGGACCTCTCCTCCTACATCACCGGCGCGGTGATCGACGTGAATGGCGGCATGCTGATTCATTGA